The following nucleotide sequence is from Parus major isolate Abel chromosome 4, Parus_major1.1, whole genome shotgun sequence.
TATTCTTCCTCCTGAAATGGtttaaaagcttttcagtaGAGAGCCTGATCAGTTGTAATGTCCTCAACAGTTAAGTCCCAAGAAGAGTTTTTCATCCTTTAAAACTGGACAAACTTAGTTTCTTTTCGTTGTTATAACAAACCTTGAGATCTTTGTAAAGTCAAGGTTAAGATGGGGATAATAACATGGACTCTACTATATCTAatcccctttcctttttcttcccctgctcctaCTGAATGTCACAAAGGTATAGCTGTGGAGAGAAAGATGCcctcaaaatattaaatgtagATGGTATCAAGAAAAAGAGGCTGTCAGACATAGCAAGGTACAGAAAGACAGTGGGgcagcagcagtaaaatgaAGTAGGCTAGTACCTCAGAGAAAGTGACTAAAAAGTAGTCCTTTGTATGATTTTTGTATGGTCTTACATCATCATTTATTGTGTGCACCCTGCTCTCTAAGTTATCCAAATTACACTGGCTGGGGTTTGGGAAAGATGAGAGAGGATAGTTAatcactgcttttcatttcaccCTCTCCAAATCACAGCAAACAAACCCTCAGGATATTCAGGCCATGTCCACAACAGGATCTTGGACATCCATTGGTAAATTTTACCATAAAGTGACTGTGCACAGACACTCACAGAGCTGTGAATTAAAGATTTGGATTGCTACTGTCAAGTGCCTTCACAACTAAGTCTCCTTCATGCGGCTTAAGATGTCTAAGAAATGCTGAGCATTTCTCAGTCTGTATACACTGACATAGATGGTAACTTTCTGGAATGGGAAATGCTAAAGACTTCCAAAACAAATGTAGAATATGCTGatttgtttggtggtttttgtttttttttttgttttgtttgcttgtttgtttgttttttaaatctgtacACCCTCTAACACTTCACAAATATACCACTACCACTCCTGACAGAAATTCAAGCTCCTCCAGGGCTGTACATTCATCAGACTTTGGATATGGTGTGCTTCTTAAGTAAATATTCACCTTTTCATCAGACCATCCCACACCTGCAACAAAAGCTAAGACTAATGTGCAGAGCCCTCCTGATCCAGGGAAGCCAAAGTGGATGCTGCCAAAAACAGCAAACATGGACAGTCCAAGTACAAAATATGATCTCTTCCATGCCAAAGACGCCTGCAGCCAAGGAAAGAGACAAACATAAAAGtgaatttctttcagaaatggggagaaaaagttACTCctgttaattttgaaaataagaacttgaaaaaaaaatgaaatattaataattttgaagaaatcaAAGCTTTCAAGTGAGATTTAAACTGCTCAGTTGgattgaggatttttttttagacagtAATTCCTAAGAATACAATTTTTGAAAacgtaatttttttttcctctggccATCCAAATTCTTATTGCCACTAAGCTATTTTTATCAGAAGGAACATGATGCTCGGTTCTAGCAGCTCTGCCTCAACTCTGCGATAGCAGATAGTAGGATTTTCTACTTGTGTAGTCAAGTATTACAACAGTTTATCCAAGGAAAGGTAAAATCTGCCACCAGATGTTTTTATGGACAAGTCAAACATTTTCCAGGAATAATctagttttatttcattcagtCTCATAGCAGACAGTTATCAGCCATTGTTCCTCATTTCTAACTGTTTAGCTCTTGTATCACACTTCTTACattatttaataagaaaatttgATGCCACTGAGGGCAATAGATGCTCTGAATACTGATAGTCCAGAGCATATCTACATTCTTCCACAATTTTCTATTCATTTAACTACCCCTCGAAAATTCATCTACCACTTTctataaatgcaatttttatgGAAAGTAACACATTATAATTAATACTAATGATATGATCAATCACTTAAAACCTGTCATACATctactttattaatttttaatcttagGCCTACTGGATACatcttgaagaagaaaatgtgtccTGCATCAAtctaataaattattattttactgtctGAATGGGTATCAGACCCTTCCTCCATTTCTACTACCTTCAATGAGAGCAGGATAGTGAGCTGGATTCCAAATTTCCATCAGGAAGGACTATGAGATCATACATTATTATTGGTGCAGTAGATCAGTAAACACCTTTAAAACACATCTTCACTTGATAGGTTTTGCCATCTGGAAGCTTCTATCACTGTAAAAAGCTTTCCCTAAAACCAGCTTCAGAAGGCTTGGAAATTaataactaaagaaaataatcctttaCTGAAGAATcactttatgattttttttttttttaactaggtTTTTACCTGGTCATGGCTTGGGAAGTATCGAATAaacattcccagaattcccccAGCTGCTATGCCAACAGCGACCTCCAGCACTCCACGGAGCACATTGTACAGAGTAGAACCtattttgcaaaagaaaaacatgttcaCTAAGTCATAGACAGACCTTCACTCAAACCATGCTCCAGACCTATGAGAGTAATTCCAGGACAGTGTCTGCTTAGAATTACTTGGGGCAGAGGAGTTCAGGAGGGAACCTATCAGCCTGAAGGAACTGGATGGTGCAACTTCCTTTCTCTGAAAGCTCCTGCCAAGAAGGTGTGCAAGAGAAGTCAGAGAAAGAGCCACTGTAAGAACACTGCCAAACCCactgaattttcaaagcattatGCTGGGCATATGCAGGGGCCAGACTTGGCTCCTAAAGGAgcagtcaaggaaaaaaatgttctctcaAAGTTATTGTGACCCACAACTCTGAGCTGACAATGTTACAATAACTTCTAAATATGGGTAATTTCCATCTCACTATTTAAGGTTATACATGAATTTTATAACGAGATGCCATTAAGTTACAAACCAGTCAGCCATAACAGAGCACACATTCTCCAAAATATCACTGTTCTGCATTTCATCATGCACAGATTAACCAGCATACCGGAGGAGAAAGCCATCCCAAGGCAAGTGTTGAAGCCTGTGATAGCCAGAATGTCATCGATGCTGCCAGCTGCCATTAGCAAAGTTGGGACACCCTTCTCCACCCCATATCCCCCAGCTTGTAAAATCAGCATGGATGGAACCACCACAGCAGGGGAGACTGCACCtacaacaaaactgaaaacacatAGGTTCAgcatctgaaaaagaaagcactgaagtaaaaaaaaacttcaaaatgttCTGaccttaatttttttgaagTATAAATAAGTAGACCTTTATGTAAAGTATTTTCCTAACCCTTCCCCTCTAATTACAAGTAGGATATTTCTATGCAGATCCACAACCAGCTCTTACTCTCTGCACAACTCAGTAACATTGAAAGTAAAGGGCTCCACAGACTAAAACTGGAGTCTCCGCTGCAGGCCAGTTACACTCCCTGATAGATGCCCTGACACTCTCATTTGGAAACCTGGTCTAGATGTGCTTATGACTCAGAATCCCAGTTTATTCTCATAAAATTCAGTGTGTGTCACAGAAGAAATTCATCCACCTTATTCTAGTATATGTGTCTGGCCCAAGTCTACCAATTTAGATAGGACTAGatgaaaaatgtcttctctTCAAGGTTGTTACCCTAGACTATACCATGCCATATTCTTATCCTTGACTTGTGACAGGAAGGTTGTCCTATGTGCAGAAGTTATGAATTCCAGTATGAAAATTTTCCAAACTGTGGTATAATTTTCTGTCCCTAAAAATCCCCATCTGTTGTGGTTCAAGACTCAGGAATTGCACTATCCTTCCTTCTTCAAGTACTCGGGTCACAAACACAGAAGAGTAATGATGCAAGTAGTCTGTAGCCTGAAAATAAGACCGTTAAATTAGCCACAGAGACAGACATAAATGGTAAGCAAAAGACCACAGGGGCTAAGCACAGCTTCCCAAATGGCATTGAACTGAGGTCTCTGCTTGGCACAGAGAACTAACAACACTTGGATAATTTAGCTGTGGCCTGAAAAGCGGCACTTTTATCAtacaggagaaaaggaaagtaCATTACCCTAATATAAATCCCCATTGCCATGGCAAATGCAGGAGCAAGTAGGCAaggacagcagctgtgcctgtttCTGAGAGGCACGGTCCGAAAGCGAGCCGTAAACAAACAGCTTTGAGCTTCTTAAGAGCCTGCAATCATACAGGCACAATAGTGTCAGTACCCTTGGctttacagaaaggaaaagcatttacAATCTGATATGTCTTGTTAAAGAATCCTGTCTGAGTTGCCCTACAGGACATGACATGGCCGAAACTAGAGATAGGCCCAAGCTCAACCGGATTTGGATATAAACCCTAAATCTAGGTTTGACAAGGTTCATGAATTTTACAGGAAGGAGTAGCAGAAAATTCTGTTTGGCTTCTTGTAATTTGCTCCATCCACAAAAGATTTTACTATAATCCCAGAAGCTGCATGAGCACTGCCAAAAATTGTCCCAAAATCTATGAACAAATCATGAAAAGTTGTAGAACTACATCGACTTGGCACAAGGAGTCAAGCATCTTTCAGCTGTCTCTCACTTGATATTCAGAGATTAAGCTCCTTTTAGCTCAgcaactttaaagaaaatttctaaACTGGCATATTTGCTTGTAATGGCTGTCTTTAATAGTTAGTCACAAACATGAGTCTGCTAGGACGGGTTCCTAATTTTGacatggaatttaaaaaaaccaaaccaaaacaaacaaaaaaatcatcagtgaaTTCCACTTTTTCCAGTCCAGTTTATCCCAGATAATCAGGGTTGAGAAACTGacttctttgtcttctttttctgtttcaatcACATGAGTAACAATTTTAACTGCATCAAAGCACTGCCACACACAGAGTCCAAATGACAGTTTTGTggccacagaagaaaaatgagtcAAAAAGGAAGTTccctcagcaaaaaaaaagttgtcatgaaatagaaagaaatgcAGTCTCACAGAACTGGACATCTAAGCTGTGTCTAATAACACACAAGCTCATACAGACCTCAATGTCTTGGAAAATAAGATTATTATAACaaaggaaaagatattttttaatattgacaaaacctttcttttcctaaataACTGTAGCACTGGCAATTCTCtagtttttcttgtttaagaaaaattagtttGGATGTTCTAAATTTCCCATACTTTACTTAAGTTTATATAAAACTCTGTGTGGTTCCTTCAACAAGTAGGGGTCAATATGGAACAGCTTTACTTCAGCCAGCTCATTTGAATAAGCAAAACCTTGCCTTCAATAATTTATGAAATATCATGTTTCTTAGGGTGCAGAGGCTATTTTTTGTTCACAGGACTGTTATGGGCTTCATTGTGATGAGAATCATTGTTTCAATAGTGCAGCAGGATTCATCTTTGCAATTAAcatatttgcattaaaatggctatgattaaaaaaaaagtaaaacagtcACACAGGGTTTAGACTTTTTTGGTTGGTTAGGTTTTTTGGATTTCTGCCCATAGAAAAACATTCTCTTTCAAGGACTGGGGATCCCAGTATAAACTAATAGGGAGTTGGTCAGGGAGTGCAGACTCTTCCTGACAGACCATGACAGTGCACACATCCTCAATTTGTTCCACTCACAAAactcaggaaatgaaaatattcataaaatcagttttcttcagtttttttttcaattgcttGCCTACTGTACAGATCCAACTGCCAATATTAACATACATATAATTATACAGCAGAAACTATGTAATTTCTATAATGATCTAATTTGCAGATGCTCCAAGACAAAGcagttcagtatttttaatggaaccaattattcaaatttttttGGTTGCTGCTGTATAGACTGTCACACACAAATGGCTGGTGCCATACCTTTGGATCCAGGCCAAGTCCTGCTCGGGTCAAGATAATGGAAAGAGCAATATTCCTCAGTGCTGCAGACCAGCGTAGATTTATCTGGACAAAGTCACTGATGAATGGGGTATTTCGGATTAGGAAACCAGCAAGTAGCATCCCTTAAGTCAAAACAAATAAGCtcctgtaaaattattttatttattgcacaAGAAAAACTTGCATAGCTTGCATAGCACTCTTAAAAATAGACACTATATCATGTTTtcatgagagaaaaagaaacaatttgtaTTCTGAATTCTGAGACATGTTTTAACAATGGGACTGAGGcatgagaagaaataaatgcattcaaAGAAGTGAAAGTGGCCTAAGAACACAACAGGTCACCAATGAATAAATCAGCGGGATGCTGATACACAGCTTTAGTCTGAGTCAAAAGAATTTGGCTTTGTTTATCAGGTGCAGGTCATACCATAGTCAAAGACACCTCTGCTTCcttaaagattttttccttgttaGCTTGTTTTAATACAAAAACAGGAAGATCATCTAATATTGTGTATTTATCTCAGAAGTTGAGATTTGTTAAAAATCCTCTTAGGTATAAGAAATGCAGGTATCACAGGAACCATAATGCTGCATTCATTAGGAAATATAATCTAAACCAGCTCATCATGGACTAacttaaacattttaaagtgcTCTGGCAATGAGACTTACACAAAGAGTGGActaaaaagggaagggaaatcaGAAACTTAGTCTTATCCTCTGATTGAGCTACTTGCAAGATACAACGTtttacaaatattaataaaactgtCCAATCAGAGACTTCCTGCAAAGCTATTGAAGCCATAGCTCTGGACGGATatggaaaagtacagaaaaagtTCACTTTAAATATGGATCTACAGAGGATTCATTGTGAGTCCTGATGACTCAAAGATACATTTTTGTGGCATAATTTTATATTAGTCAtgtttagaaaaaggaaaagaaaaaaaaggcaaaagcaaacaaatcacTCTGCTCAGGTTGGTCCCAGCTCGGTGTGAGCCTTGACTGTGAACTTGATTTGCCCCAGGACACTAAACTTTTATCATTAATCATTCTTTCCACCacctctcagaaaaaaaacgGTGTCATAATAAATCTATGGTACCTCATGACAATTATATCAGGCTGGCACCGTGATCACATGCTCTTTGCAATGTTTGCATGTGGTCCAAGTTACTGGAGCTACCCTGATCTAGAAATCTACTTAACAAAGTAAAAATGTCCAGCTCAAAGGATGTCTTCACTGTTTTGCACCATggttcctgctgcagaaacctCTCTGCAACATGCACCTAAAATATATAATGTGGTTGTTTCAGTACcaatttcactcttttttttcctgtgatagAGGCTCACAGTAAGGTGCTTAAGTGCTCAGCTGGCCACCTTACACTCTACTGGACCTAGCCAAAGTGGGTTATAGGCATGTAAGAGCAAaaggtttgtatttttaatgtaaaagtaGAACATTCACAGACATTGTCTATCTTGTTTTCTGAGTCATAGATTTCTCCAATTTTCCTCAAAGACTGGGGATCAGAACAATGAACTCTGTCCTAAACAACTCAAGAGACATGTGCTGTCATGCTTTAGTTTCTGTTGTCCAGTATTACTTGTCTGACAAGCAGTTTCATGCTCAACTCATAACTTTTAGACATAGATGTAATtaaaaaactcccaaacaaGCAGAATCCAAATGgtcagaaatacttttatttgtttaagaGGGGTGTTTACTTACAAAGGACAGACTCCCTGCATGTGGCATTCCGTGTTCATATTGCAGGCATGCATGACATATGCAAAACCTCCCTCCCTCTCATTTGAATTCCTTTTCTCTGGTGAAATCAAGCAGCTCAACAGAGCCGTGTGTGGAGCTCCTGCGTGAGGCacaacagcagctgtgcaggctACAGGATcacagctgggcactgcaggcCCACTCTGCTGGGGAGTTTTACTGTCTGTCAACAGCTTTACCCATTTATGCACTAAACACAGCAAGGGGACAAGATACAGCTGGTGAGAAGAACCTGGAGCTTCATTTCCAGCTCCACTGACATCACAGCACTTCAAAATACTGTACTCATCTAAACAAGCATAAAACCTCCTCTAGGAAAGAAACCTGGAAAGATTTTAAAGATGTCAGaattaacattattttcatcTCCCATTTCTATTTTGCATTtctatgtaaaataaaataggatgttgatgtgaaaaaaaatgttatgattGAATCAGAATAACTGTCTCCAGAAGAATTATTCCTTgttgtgaatttattttctaaggTTTCAATTATCTTGAGataaaggaaggagaagaaagaaatcctttGGACTACCAGGAGTAGGGAGTTGCTGTAatgttttctttggagaaaTAGCTCAGCAATAATTTTACAAAGAGATTAGTATTCTCCTGTAAAATGATGTCTGGATTAAGATTCCTATTTGGTATTATTAAAGCCAAATTTTAAGTAACTGTGACAGAAAGGTCTGAAGGAAAATTAACTTTGAGTCTGTAGGCATACAGTTCTCTGACCCACAAAGAATTAAGAAGAGAGCCTTAATAAACTTCATCTGAGCCAGTCTGGGGAATTTTGCACCTTTTCAGAGAGGaccagaaaaagtaatttggaaAAGCTACAAATGTTGAATGTGACATGGTTTATTTGTTCCCAATCCAAACATGTCTACCATCCAGATACTACTTGATGGTTTAAACACCAAAAtatgcaggaagaaaagaaggaaggataTCTTACCcagaagagcagggagagggggtAGTGTTCGTATTTTAATGAATCCAAAAATTTTGCCTCCGatgacagcaaagaaataaagaaacagaattccAAAGAGATTTCCACCTGGGAGACACTCAGCCCCAGTTATGGACCAAACCACAGCCCAAACCAGGACCACAAATGCAActggaatgaaacaaaaaataattaatatttaatcatCTCTCAGAAACAACTTTGCTGCTAGATCACCTTTGTTTtgctattaaagaaaaaagtttacCATGacttttagaaattaaattacttaccttaaaaattagtttaatcATAACAATGCAGTTAATCTTTGATGGTCCCTAAACTGATGTTCTGATTTTATAGatgataaaatactttaaaattggTAACAGGAATATcattaaatatcaaaattaatttactgaGCCTTGGTCTGCTGTGAAAAGCACTTCACAGTTCCAAACTTAAAGCAAAGACTTTCACTAACTTATCTTGCATTTCTTCAGCTACTTCAGAATCAGAGTAAAATTTACTGCTGAACAGCCTGGCATATCTTCAAGCTGATGACTGCAGCTCCAgtctaatttttaaaagaatttaagcATAATTTTTTGGCTGAATGTGTTTGTGCAATACATTGTtatccctgggaaaaaaattctgaggaGAGTCATGTCTCTGGACATCTGGAGTACAAATACTTCCCTTGATACAGCAATCAAAGCAGGATaatacagaggagaaaaaaatcctgaaaaatattatgAGAACAGTGCgtgaaaatattataaaatatgtgaaaacaATAAGCTGTTCCAAGGTTCACAAATCTGTTCTGACAGTTGTCCAACAAGAGCAGGCATGCATACATATAAAACAGAAGACCAAAGGCGatgaaaaaatgtgttgaaTAAATGTCCTGCATTTTCAGATGGGAATTTTTCTTAATCTTACTTGAGGGTGTCAGGTGGCAAAGTAAGACCAGTAGATTTCCAGACATAAAAGCCTAAGAATTCCAAGTGGCTGTGGAAGCAGTCAAAGACACATGGAATGTCTTTTGTTAGgaaaaatcttaaataattGGCTAGCCAGGCATCTCTTTTGGGAGTTTTCAGTTTAGGACAAATTCTAAACAAAATACATCAGTTTGCCTTGCAGTGAGGACTCTTGCCTTTGCATGCCTCTGGTATTAAGGACAAACTATCAAGACAAAAATTAGGAAGTCTTTCTTCTGATAAAAATAGTTTGCAGTGCAAAAACACACCTATCATAGTAAACACATGAGACTGGAGAAACAAAAACTGTACATTCAaacctttgtttcttctttttttaactctgGCTAAAACATTCAAACAATGGTGTGATAAGTAAAACAAAGCTATTTCCATTCATTATTTTCAAGGACAGTGGACAGATATCATCCCATTCAGACAAACAAGTACTTCAGTTgccatttctcattttaattaaacTCTGTCTTACCTACCATTTGTCACTGCTTGGGCCATTAAACCCCGAGGAGGACAAGCAAATATTTGCCTCCATGTTCTTGCAGGTATTGAAGACCCCGCTGTTGGTTCTGGAGGTTGCTGAGTGCAATGGTTCAAGAGAGCAGTTTCTTCTGTTTGTACATTCCCATCAGTACCTTTGGCATCTGCTGTTGGTCCCTGCTGAATGCAAACATGAAGACTCCCTCAGAAGTGGCGCTATATCTACCTGAAGTACTGTGCAACTTCAGGTGTGAAGTCAGCTGAGTCACTGGATCCACACTGGCTGCAGACAATTACGTTATATAAACAACCACTACAAGAGTGTTCAGCTTTGAcatatttttggcatttttggCCCTGTGTTTGTTTCTTGCATGGCACAAAAAACTGCATGTGAGATATTGCAGGACATTTGCCTTTTTATCTGCAACTGAGAGGGCTCCTGTCTCAATAGATATAACACCTGTGCAGTAAcaatatttgcatatttgatgaagaaacaataataaaaagccAGGCTCAGCTTGTCTTGTGTACAAAACTaaacatttattaatattttctacaATTTGATAAGGTCCTGCTTCTAGATTGGATTTCACAATACAGTCAATGATTAGCATCGTTCCAGTGAGATCGTGCTTTTAATTTAACTCCTAAATAACTTCTGTTGCAAAGCCTTGAACCAAAATAACTGAACAAGGATGaaagaaacagcacagctgTCCAGCACAAGCTTTACTCACATGATCCATTGCTGGAAGGCTCAAGCTGGTAAGTCAAAGTAGAGATGGAGAAATACTACCCTGGGAGTTACTCCCTTGACATTCCTTGAAGCTGGTCTCTTATACTGGTACATCAACTTATCCATATTCATAACCAAAGCACTTTTTGACCATTTTTGGATATGTCTCACTTAATTTTAGCATTATTTTTGACAAGTTAATCATCTGCCTTCCTGTATGATTATTCATGTCAGCTTATTGTCATACTGTAGACATGGAATTCTGCTTATAATGTGGTTTGGCCCTTCTCCAGCAACAGTTCCacatttctgattatttttctgtctcttccctctctctctacatatatatatatatattccttaCTCAGAGTCATGACTGGAACACAAATCTCATGAGCTTTCAGCATGGAGTTACTTGCTTACcccatgattccatgatcaCCATGTGCATAAAGATGTGCCATATAAACATCTATATGAGATACACTCAATGCTGTATGCTTACTTTAAGTGCCTTTTACATTaagaattttattcttaaaagaggaaaataggAGAAGGAGGGTTCTCTCTGACTGGAACAATACTTTGAGATCATAGTTAATTACCTCACTTTGCTCATGCATAGGAATCATGCCATTTCTCCCACATACTGATGGTTCAGAATCTTCACAGTGATTTACATCTTCCTCTACCATTGTTGCAAacctaaagaaagaaatagagatggaaaagttaaacagaagaaaataatcactGTTTTCCAAATGGATGACTTCTCAGTGATGTTGCTTCTTCCTCACAGATCAGGTGGAAAAATCCTCTCAGCCCAATTTCAGGTTTAATGGTTTTTGTGTCCCTCTGTATGTTGTACCTAAGAACAAGAGACAGAAACTAACCAAAAAACAGTATTAAGCTTAGAAATCATAAGCACAAttcaagcacaaaaaaaacccccaactatatatatatatgagttTTAGAATCACAATTATCTGTGCTAACCTCTTCACTCCTTCTGAAAAGTATGGCTGTAGTACATCTTTATCTATTTGTGCCTCCTTTCAGCACATAATAAAGATTTATTGCTGTCAGCACCAGTTAGCAGGACCATTGGTTCTGAAAGTGTCACAGGCCCTGTGTACATGTCAGTGCAAGTGAACATCCAATAAAGTTAGAACAACTATAGTTTCTAAAACTCTGACTTTCTAAAGCTTCAGGAGGGGACACTTTCCCTAACTTAATCCTGACTGATCCACATTGATTTTCAGAGGAATTTTAAGAATGTGTGTCTGCTAGATGCTACTAGTTACAAACACATTGAGTATCTAAGAAAGTGAAGATGCCTGTTTGAATGAAGATCACGACTTTTCACAGCTTGCAGCCTGATTAAACATGGGTCTATTTTACTGATTATATCCCACAGAGATAGTTCTTTGAGCGGGAAATAAGATCCAAGTAATTTGTGGATAATTATCGTTGTCTTTCCTCACTCTAACTGGTCCACTTTTTGTCCCACAGATTCTAACAAGAGATATGGCAGTGCACTGCTTTGTATGTCAGATATTTTTTGGTGCACATATTTACTGCAGTTTCACAAGTGTGAGCTATCAAGGGGGGCAGGCAAATATCTGGAAACAAGGCTTGATAGTGTTCTCTCTTACAGCAAAGGTTGGTATATATTCTCCCTCAGCTAAATTTCAAGTCTTTCAAGCCTTTTACATTGCTCTAGCTATATAAAACACCAGTGAAGTTAAGCCAGAACCTCTGAGCCAAGAAATTCCTTCCTTGCTAGATGTCTGGAAATAAGTCAAAGCTAATTCTCACAATTATCAAGCCTCaagtttaaaatgaaatatttgatatttggGAATGGCTGATACCATAAAGAGAAGGGCCATTCTAATACCTATGACGTTTTGTTTGAGCTGTTCTGATATGAAACTGGTCTGAGGCACGACCAAAGCATTAAAGAAGAATGCAGAGCCATATGCAAACACTTTCAGTGTG
It contains:
- the SLC9B2 gene encoding sodium/hydrogen exchanger 9B2, with translation MVEEDVNHCEDSEPSVCGRNGMIPMHEQSEQGPTADAKGTDGNVQTEETALLNHCTQQPPEPTAGSSIPARTWRQIFACPPRGLMAQAVTNVAFVVLVWAVVWSITGAECLPGGNLFGILFLYFFAVIGGKIFGFIKIRTLPPLPALLGMLLAGFLIRNTPFISDFVQINLRWSAALRNIALSIILTRAGLGLDPKALKKLKAVCLRLAFGPCLSETGTAAVLAYLLLHLPWQWGFILGFVVGAVSPAVVVPSMLILQAGGYGVEKGVPTLLMAAGSIDDILAITGFNTCLGMAFSSGSTLYNVLRGVLEVAVGIAAGGILGMFIRYFPSHDQASLAWKRSYFVLGLSMFAVFGSIHFGFPGSGGLCTLVLAFVAGVGWSDEKREIEKIVAVAWNIFQPFLFGLIGAEVSVTSLRPETVGLCVAILGIALVVRIIATFLMVSFAGFNFKEKLFVSLAWIPKATVQAAIGSLALDTARRHQDEQLEKYGMDVLTVAFLAILITAPVGALVIGLAGPRLLQKAQTNSKEDEEGAEVGEEAEA